A stretch of DNA from Chionomys nivalis chromosome 14, mChiNiv1.1, whole genome shotgun sequence:
tgaaagcttgatcTTAGTTTAAGCTTGTTTCTAACTAACTTAtaacttaatccatttctatcagtctacatgctgccatgtgactcatggcttttgcctctcctcctgcatgttctgtttcctctgtgtcaggTTGGTGGCTCCCTTTGCTTCTTAGACTTCTCTGTCCCCCGAAGCCCTACATAACCTCTTCCTGTCTCGCTATTGACTGTTccactctttattaaaccaatcagaaggcaccttggcaaagacacatcttcataaTGAaccaaaagattattccacaacaacttCACTTTTTCCCAATTTTACTCTGTTCACAGCTGACAGCGTTTGCAACAACTCCAGATGGGTATACGCCTGAGTACCCGCTGACCCTCATCATTAAGATAGAGGACGAGAATGACAACCACCCGATTTTCACAAAGACAACATACAGTTTCACAGTTCTGGAAAACAGTGCAGTTGGTGAGTTGCTACACCAAGGATCCAGGGCAGCTTGGATGGACTTTGGTTTATAAACTGAGAGTCTCTGTGGCCACAGGAAAGACCTCCACACTGGTGGCAAGAAGATGGGTCCTGGGAGAAGGTTTTTTCTCCTTCACTAATTTCCTCATTTGAAAAGCTTCAATTTCTTAGTTTCTCATCCAGTAAATGGGTTGTCTGTAGACTAGATTATCAAACCGACTACATGTATCCCGTTGCCTCAAGAAATAAATGACTTTTCATTTCTATGAGAGGGCAATGAAATGTTTCTAAGAGGAGTTTCTAAGGAGTCTATAAATGACATCCTGCAGCACCTGGACACCCGTCTACTGAACTCCTAATGACTAAATAGGATTCTGGCCATGATCAAGAGTCactgaaaacaacacacagaatTTCCCACTCTTGTTATCCTCAGGCCTGCATTGGTGAGATGTCAAGCTGAAGTTTTGGGGACTAGAAAGACTTGACTGATCTGATTTTTAGAGAGAACTGCCTAATTCAAGTGAAAGCCTGCAAATGGAAAAAGAGATTAAGAATAATTAGTAGAAATTCAGAATTCACAGAGGGACAGTGTAGTCATTTATAGGAGCCCACACCAAAATACAGTGAAAATAAGTAATGGGATCATCATTTCCAAAAATAGAACGTGAACGTATTTACAAGGAAGTGTTATTGTATGTAGATAGCAATTAACTTCTAAAAGCGGTGATCCTGGCCTGTAATAAGGTGCTTCAGAGGGGTTCTGAGCTAGGCAGAAAAGAGCGAAATAAGAGACACAGAGCACTCAAGGATTTGGAAAGTCAATGGCAGCTTTTCCTCCGCAGGCTCTGTCGTGGGAGAGGTCTGTGCAACTGACAGCGACGAGCCTGATACGATGCACACAAGGCTGAAGTACTCCATCCTGGAGCAGTCTCCGTCACCACCCACTTTGTTTACCATGCATCCCACTACGGGTGTGATCACGACCACATCGTCTCAGCTGGACAGAGAGGTAACAAATGCCAGTTGGAACAGCTGGATTAGAACAGCTGCATTAGTGTGGCTCTTCCGAGCGCACTGTCTCAGTTGGGCAGGGTGGTGACAGGTGTTAGCGGGTAAATCTAGTGATTTAAGAACACACATATGTTATCTCTAGTCAGAACTATCTCAAGGTGGAAATACCTCAAAACATGAACTTTTTTGAGCAATGATTTGATGTCACAGATAGACAATTCAACAACCAACCTCTCATGGACAGATTGCAGCTAAAACATAGGCATGCTATGTTTTATATGGCGTAAAATTCCCTTTGAGCTTTGCGTGACAGGAATGATTAGAAAACACAACAATTTCATGTTTATTTGTGGGTCTGACACCGAGATATCCTATGATGTGGATTCAAGTGTTCTAAAATCTATAAACATCTGAAACACTTCTGGTCCCCAGACCCTTTAGATGCGGGATGCTTATGCCTCTCTATCTCAGAACATTACCTGTCTGTGTGCTTCTGAAGTATGATCAGTTCCCAACTTTAGgaaatgtattgtttttattatgcagAAGAAGGTCATTAAGTGGTTACTTAATGACATGCTAATTTAGAACACTGAGCTTATTCTCTCCTGACTTTTATCTTTGATGAAATCAAATTTTTCATAACAGTATATTTGTAGTATTAAACGGGGAAGTTTCAAAAAAAGAGCAGACCTTCTCAAGATGGACAGAAATGTGTTGTCTAcggagaaagaatttattttaacaCGGTCTCTTCAGCACTCTTCTTTATGTCCTTCGCCGTTGCATAGGTGAAACTATCTCCACACGTGTAGCCTCTGGCTCCCATCTCAACTAACTGCTCAGATTCTAACTGTCTGGACATCTGAAATCCATCTTAGATGCAGTATATATAAGATGTGACTTGATAGCAAACTCTCTTTCCCATATTTTCTTGGTAAAATGGCTTTAGTAAGTTCCCCTATTGATGATTTTTCTAGTATCACCATGGAGTCATGCTCCCAGACTGTGTTAGATGTCGTCCTTACGTTCTGGTTTAGACTGTCCTAAGCATGTTAACATTCTCTATGAGAATATTTTGCATGTATGCTCTGTACTTGTGACTACCCTAAGTCAATTACTTAGTGCCTAGAGAGCTATTGCATCCCCCAGCAAGTACTCGTCACCTAGATCCTCACAGCATTTTCGTGTGCTTATTTATCATCTGTGATCTTTAATCTTGTAGAAGTACGTGACTATTGGGTGTTACTTTGAATCTCAAAATTtccaacaggggctggagagctggctcatcAGTTAGATCTTTCTGCACTTTCTGctgggacctgggttcagttcccagcaccacactggGTAGCTCATAATTGCTTGTAACcttagttccagggcatctgacaccttcttctgacggCATGACGTCTGTGACATGTGctgtacatacatgcactcagGCACAtgcataaaactaaaataaataaaataaaaatctttaaaaaatgacccttTCTATTTAGATATATATTTTCTGCCTTAGTGCAAATTTCCAGATCTTGACAAATGATTAAACAATATCAAGCTATCATGTGTACACTTCCCTTCATACCTTAACGGTTGAAACAGTTTATTCAAAGTTATCTTTGCCAACAAATGGTTGTTTTTATTGAAGtgatttaacaaaatgttttctaaatattcTCTGGATAGCTGCAGGTTCCTTTCGTGAGTAAATACTGCCCTTTGCAGTAGAAACAGCAAGCAACCaaacagcagtaaaaaaaaaaaaatcataatggcTTGTTAAACTTCCAAACCAAACCTTTAAGTAAACACTTACAGGGTTGAGGAGAAGGCTGGGCAATTAAGAGTACATTCTCGGGTGTGTCGTGCTGGAGACCTTAGCTCATATCAACTGTACCACCAGCCCCAAGGGATTAATACTCTCTTTAGAAATCTCTGGTCACCCctctccccaaacacacacatacacatggtgaCATATAATGAAAACAAACCTCAGAAAGTAAATGAATGTTCATGGCAGAAACGGCTATAAACATTGAACATACAACGGAGTTTACTGGATAATACTTGCCTGTAATTTGTTGATCTCAGTTTTCTAGTTTTCACTTGTTCAGCCTTCTTAAATGTTGCAGTTTCTCTTTCATCTGCAGAAAACACCAATCAGCCTTTTAGGATAGTaaaagcctattttttttttttttttttttttttgctttctcatCAACTGACTCTTTCTGATAAATCTCAATGTACCTTGATGCAAAGGAAACATGCTCGCCTCCTGGCAGACAGCAGCATTAGGTTTGTTAGGACAGTCAGGGGAAGTGAGCTGCAGACATAAGAAGAGGTTGTGTTGGAGGGGACTTTTGAGAGGTGCATGTGAGTAGCGTAGCTAATGGGTAAAGACAGGGAAGATCAACAGGGACTGAAGCCATGGCATAAAGGTGGCTGGAGAGGAGAAGAGcactattttaattattattccgTTGAATGTAAAAATGTACTTTGGAGGGACTTAGAACATCTTTTGCATTGCTATGGAATATTGAATGCACTCATGACACTTATTTCCCTTTTGAAAGTTGGTAAAGCTAACTAATTATATGTTCCTTGAATTGATAGCACTTTCCATTTCAGAAGTGACTAGTTTTCATGTATTGATTTCATAGTAGTAGAGCAAGGCACCTTCTCTAGCGTGTAAATGCTGTTAACCATCATAGTGTTCCCCTAAAGAAGAGCATCAGAGTCAAGGTTCTACTTATAAAGATGCTGTGTTTGCCTAACAGTTAcactttctttgttttcagttaaTTGACAAATACCAGTTGAAAATAAAAGTGCAGGACATGGATGGCCAGTATTTTGGCTTGCAGGCAACAGCCACCTGCATCATCACTGTCGGAGATGTGAACGACAACCCGCCAACCTTCACTCGCActgtggtgagtgtgtgctgtttGTTAGAGAGAAATGCATGGCTGTCAGCTTTAAAGTGTGCACACTCTTTGTGTCCCATTGTTTGGCAGGAAATGCTCACAATGACGTGAAAGTAGCTTGGGGTTAGTTTTAAACATGAGAACATGGTGCTTTGGGATTTGTAAGAATGAGCTTATTTCCCGTGGTGATCTTGTTTTGTGGTGATTAATTGATgaagcttttctcttttcttttcttgtcttttagtATGAGACATCAGTGGAAGAAAATACAATTGATGTGGAAATCTTACGACTTCCTATCCAGGATAAAGATTTAGTTAACTCTCCTAACTGGAGAGCTAATTACAACATCTTAAAGGGCAATGAAAATGGAAACTTCAAAATTGTAACAGATCCCAAAACCAATGAAGGCATTCTGTGTGTGGTTAAGGTAAGGATTAATTAGTAAATTAGATATTTGTGATTTATAATAGAGAATCACAGGCAAAGATTTAATGGGCAGAAAGATATTCTGGTTAATGGAAATATGAAATACATAATATAGCTAATTATACTATTTTATTCATATAGATTAAACAGAGTGAGCACGTTCACTGTGAGTAGGTGTTAGTTCACTTCCTATAGCTGTGATAAATATCTAGAACAAAAGTCAGCCGGGGAGGGAAGTTGCTGTTTCTCACGCCTGCATGTCCATGTCTTTTATAGCctgtcaccaaaggaagtcagggcaggagctcaaggcaggactctggaggcaggagctggagcaAAGACCACGGAGGGACATTGCTTATTGATTTCCTCTTTTTGTCTGCCTAGTTTGTCTTCTTAGATACTTCAAGAACACCTTCTCAGGTGGTACCACCCATAGtgcactgggccctcccacatcaatcgttaatcaagaaaatgcctcattgGCTTTCCTACAGGCCAgactgatggaagcattttctcagttgaggttttttcttcccagataactctagcttgtaggAAGTTGGAGAAACTAACCAACATAGCCTTGACAAAgacttgattttaaaatgtgtttatttgtgttttattcatGTGGCGTAGTATGCATTTTCTAACATATATTTTAACACTTTAAAACTTAGCGTAGCATTAGCAGTAATGGACAGAGCCAGTCTTTTACAGActattctttctgtttccaggGCAAGGAGTAAGTACATATTGAGTTTCTTAAAAGAGTCATAGCTGATCAGACCCACAGGGAGACTATCACTGAGTCTATTGCTCTGTATCTTGTATATAGTACAGTCTTATCATGCAGGGTCATAGTATGCAACTCAAGCAGTCTGTGACATCCCCATTTCCAAAACATCTTTCTGATATCATTTTGAACATAAGAGTCAGACCTGGTGCGTGAAGCAACCCAAGATGTTTCGACCTTAGATGCTTATATGGCAGCATTAAGTAGAACATAATTCCATCCTggtctggagcagtggttctcgacttgtgggtcataacccctttggggatcaaacaaccctttcacagtggttgcatatcagatatcctgcatatcatgtatttatattacaattcataacagtagtaaacttacagttgtgaagtaacaTTGGAATggttttatgattggggtcaccacaacatgaggaactgtattcaagggttACAGCTTTGGGAGGGTTGAGAATCACTTGTTTAGAGTGTTTTCCTTTTGTACATGTTCTCAAGGCTGTGGATCAAAGATGATAAATCCATTTTCCTCTCAATGATACAAATTAGCTTCAGTTTCTGAGTTagtttctgtttcaaaacaacaaagaaagccCTTCAAATCCCATGTCTTCCTTGACCCCACTGATGCCCCAATCCCAATGCCAGACTTTATCTCTGGGTCATTTCTGTCAACTGCTCCTATTACCTCAGCAACCAGGCAGATTAAAGGATACTTGCTCTTGACTTAGAGGAAGAGATTTCAAAAAGGAGCAAATAATGTCTCTAAGCTTTCTATACTCTTGTTCTCCACTGTTGTGGTGTTCAACTCCGTTGGAAAAGACCAAAGACTTAGACTCAATTTAGACTTAGGttaaatgaatttattcttaCTGCTAGCAGGACAGCAACCTTGGAGTCAAGCAGCATGCTGTGCTGAAGGCCCAAAGGGAGGGTTTATAGGTGGATACTAAAGGTGTACATTATAATTATCTATGGAATCTACAGCTGGGCAAGAGGACTGTTTCACTGCCCTCAGTTGTTTCTCTTTCCCACCATATAGTAATGAAAGGACCACTTCATCCCAGTCCTGCAGTGAAAAGCAAGTTTACAGAAGCCAAAGGAAAGCAGTTCATTATCTTATTCTTATCCCACCTTAATATGGCAACATATCAATTTTCTTTAGCCCTCACAGGGGAGTTATGTGCGAATTATTACACAGGTCTGAGCATTCTGGGGCAAGTATCACTAAGGGCTGGGATAGAGCGGTTTATTTCTGAGCAGGCAATAGCACAGTACCACCAGGTTAGGGCTGGCTGTCACATCCCCACAATACTCATAAAAATTTTATAGGGCTGGGGCTGTAGTAGTGTGATGGTCTAGCATACCCAaggtctgggttcaaatcctagaCCAACATAAAGTGGGCATGGCGCCACATACCTAtaaatccagcatttgggaggtggaggcaggaagatgagaaatTATTGTAATTCTTGGCCCACAAGTGATTTCAAGGCCAATCTTGGATACAGGagacaaaataaaactgaaacgAAAACAgaaaaacttctttaaaatttgACCCAGTTTTTCACTTCCAAATCTAGTGTAAAATAACTGTCCTTCTGAAGACTCTGAGACAAGCTTTCTAAAGTAACCAGTGTAAAATAACTTACAATCCACACCCGAAATTGGAACTTTGTTAAGCATCGTATCCAGATCTCTGATACCTTGTACTTTAAACTTTCAATTTTCAACTTTTTCAAGTTTCCAGggaaagttaaataatttttgtttgttgccAGTCCCACCCAAATTCTCACTTGCTTGAAAGAcccctccccccctcccgccATGTGAATGGTTCAAGCTTGTGTTTATTATTCTCATGATTGTTCCAGCCTGGTACTTACCAGTTTTTAACTCAGCAATTCCTGCGCGTAAGGAACTTCACCAGCTCTTCCAGGATTTAATCTGATTTTCAATGCATTTCCTACAGCCTCTGAACTATGAAGAACGAGAACAGGTGACCCTACAAATTGGTGTCGTTAATGAAGCCCCATACACTAGAGAGGCTACTGCAAGGTTACCCATGAGCACAGCTACAGTGACTGTCACCGTGAAAAATGTGGATGAGGGCCCCGAGTGTATCCCTCCAGTCCAAACTGTGCGGATTCGAGAAAATGTGCCAGTTGGAACCAGAAACAATGGGTATACAGCGTACGACCCTGAGACCAGAAGCAGCAGTGGCATCAGGTTTGGTTATACTCTTGTTCCTTTCACAGTTACAATACTAGAAAAGTCCAtaacttttttttgttattgGCATTATGATTTGACTCATGATACTTCTTGCTGTGTTTCTTCACCACGgtgaataggtacaggaaattaAGTGACCCAAGAGGGTGGGTCATGGTTAATGAAGACTCAGGATCAATCTCCATTTCCCGAACCTTGGATAGAGAGGCTGAGACTGTCCGAAATGGCATTTATAATATTACAGTTCTTGCATTAGATGCAGGTAAGAAATCTGTTTATAAGACCACTGATGCATCTTTGATTGTATACTTCCTCAGTTTTAAAGTCAATGAcatagttttatgttttaatcTCATGGTGCAAAGGATCAGACCTGGGTCTTCCAGTTACTAGACAAAACACTTGGCTACCTTAACCCAAGAACACActtcatcttttgagacagggtctcactgtgtagccttgacaaGCCTGAACCTCTCTGTGGAGACCatattggctttgaactcacagagatgcatctgCAACTATTTCCAAGAGCTGTGATTGAAGGTGTTTGTCATGTCCTGCCTACCaaacatagatttttaaaactaGCTCAATATATTCTCCATTTATTTATCCCCAGTATAACATACAGAGTAATTAATAAATTAAGTGTGCTGTCATTTATTAACTCTTTTCAGCTAATGGTATCTTTAGTATTAGATGCAGTTATAAGATAATGCGGCCTAAGATGAGGCCAGGCAGAGGGCTCTGCTGGTTATGGCCCTTGctaccaagcctaatgacctcaGTTTGATCTTCAGGTGAAAGGAAAAAATGGACTTCTAAACGTTGTCTTTTTGACCTCCACTGTcattcattaaacaaatgcaataaaaattaaaagaaacattaattttGTCTAAGAAACAAAGTTATAGTATATTAATGGTAGTCATCAAAACACGGGAAAGCTACTGtagaaaaatgtattcatttatctTGCAACATTCAGGAGAGTCATAAGAGGAAGAAGGTATTTAGTCTCTTAGTACATTTCTAGAAAACAGAACATTTTACAGGAAGCTAACTGCAAACTTGGGGGCTAGAATCCCAACTAAGCACATTATACAAAATTAAACCAGTCACAATTCATTGTGTGTTGTAAAATCAGAGGGTCAAAGTATGCGTTCACATATTCCACCCTTGTTtgtgttgctatgatgaaatgaCCGGataaaaagcaacttggaggagaaagggtttacCTCATGATTCCAGGTTATAGTTCATCATTTCAGGCAAgtgaaggcaggaacttgaagcagataGTAgtgtccacagtcaagagcagagagaatgagAGCACAGATGCTTAgggctcagctagctttctccacTCCTGTATGGGCCAGGCTTTGCCACCACTGGATAGCTGGGTCTTCTGGGCTCAATTAAGGTAGTCAAGGCAACCtcccagacatgcccacaggccactcTGAGATTATCTACACCGTGACAAGCTGACAACTAAAACTAAGCCTACACcatagaagaatataaaatatgttatatgTTGTGCATCctgaaaaatcacaaaaatatgaGTACATTGATTATGTATATAAGACCCATAcagtatttaaaatgtaattttgctataaGATATCTTTGTTTGGGCATGGTACGTATTGAAAATTCCAGTACTTGGGTATTGGAGGCAACAGGAtcaattcaaggccaacctcaatTACATAGTgcgtttaaggctagcctgagctacccaAGACACTGtttcagaaaaggagagagaaagaaaaagaaaaaagaaaaaaaaaaaaaaacccttgaaaaccaaaagatataattgaatttttttacatttgtaaaatgaagatgCAATTAAATAAGCATAACTCATTATTCTCTAACTTGCAGAATTAAATAGTGTACATGATTTTAGAACCTGGCAGCATGGCATGCCCAGCCTGTGAGCCTCTGATGGCTCTAGAACTACAATGATTCAGCCACTGTGCCAGAGGGCCCTTGGTTAAGGTTCTGGGTGCCAGGCAAGCTTGGTTTCCATTTTCGTAGATTGACAGCTGTATGTAAGATGTGGCCACAGGCACTGGGTGGTGcagtctttgtttttcctttttctccatctctAGTGTCCAAGTCCTCCTTATTAAGTAGACAGAACAAATGGTTTCAAGACAGGAAACCtagtttcatgttttgttttagacTTCATAACCTTCCGGACCTTCGATTGCTTCATCTTTGTCTTCCCAATGCTGTACCTTATATAGAATTGTCAAgaagatttatgtatgtatgacaGGCTAATTACAGAAGTTACACCCTCAGTCCTAAGTTCCGTTTACTTAGATGACCTGCTCTTCATGAGGTAACACCCGTAGCGATCATTTCTACATTTGCAAATATCCCTCCACCCTTCAAACATGTTTTTGAACCATTTTCTGTTAAAATCTTCCAAATACATCTCATCTACTATTCAAAACTTCCCTGTTTTAAACCCTTAAGCATTCTCTTCATGTATGCTAAACTCCAAGTTCTCTACTCTAACTTTCAAAGGTCCTTAGCTCTTGTCCATGTCAGCTCCTACCTGcctgctttctccattttctctcccTCACAGGTTGGTGTGACATGCTGTCCACACCCTGAATTTGAAGTGTACTGTGTACCCTACTGTactctctttttgtctcttcaACATCAAATAAAACTTCTCTGTCTAGAATTTTCCATGCCTAATGTAATGACATACTGAGTGGATGAAGTTTTTCCTTTGGTGTTCCCTGTGTCACTGCTCATGTCTGCATTTATTGTGGTAACTTATGCACTATAATTGATTAATATAGATATTAATTTTCAGTGTGTGATTTTCCAGCAAAAAATAAAGGCACTAAAAATGTGTTCTTATTGCTCTGTGTCTAGCTGGGAGaagctgtactggaactctggGAATTGTTCTTGAAGATGTGAATGACAATGGCCCCTTCATCCCCAAGCAGACGGTGGTAATTTGTAAGGCCACCATGTCCTCCGCTGAAATTGTTGCAGTTGATCCTGATGAGCCAGTGAACGGCCCACCATTTGATTTTAGTTTGGAGAGTACCGATTCAGAAGTACGGAGGATGTGGAGATTGACAAGGATTAACGGTGTGTGATTTCAAACATTGCCTTTCCTTTCTACAGCAGGctgctgctctcctctcctccccacccctctggAAATAAGAGAAAGTTTATATGAGAACCACTCAGGAAAAAGATGTGAATTTTGCTGTAATAGGCCCTGAGCCTCTCCAGTGTTGCTGTTGATATCAGGATTCTCTTAGGTTGTCTGGAGATCGACATCCAAGACCCACCTGCATGAGTGTTTTGTAACTGCTGTCAAGCAGCTGGGAAGTGAGTCCCTCCTTGCAGGGGTGTCTGTCCCTGACAATGTCCACCACTTCTATGCTTCTGTCTGTCGCTGTGTTGACATCTCATTGTTTTGTGTCTAGTTCTTCTTGGGAATCTTTCTCGCTTTGGTTTGCAGTTGATGATAGCCCAGAAGGGTCCTGTGGTACAAAAATGGCTGAAGTTAAAGTGGCTTTTCCCCACTGCTTCATTGCGTCACACCTGCACCAGAACTTAATTCTTGCCTGCTATCCACACTGCCATGGACTGTGATGTCATGGCCTCATAGCTTTCCTAACTCAAAGACCTCAGTCACTTTTTGGGTGATTTGAAACTTGAAAATACCAAAATATTTTCAACCTCAGCTCTCAATggccatgcctcagtttcctgttaTGACAaattaaaaggttaaaaaaaaaagttcaatgcAAGCAGAGCCTTGGATGGGGAAAGAAGAGCAAGGGTGTAGCCAAGCAAGTCAAGACAACCTGTTTTGAACCCTAATAATCTACAGACTGATAAGATATACAtgttaaaacaatattttcctGGGTGTcttggggaagaggagagagatttttatttattctttcttaagaaaaaagaTAACTTTATTCTTGAATTTTATCCTTCCTATTTGTTTGAAGTCAGAGTGCTTTAGTTTAAATGACATTAGAGAAAATGTAGGCTTTTTAGACGTTTCTCCTCAACCAAGCAATGTTCTAGTCAGAAGCCTTGTGCCATCTTGTCTCTGTGGCACAGGAAATGAACCCATGCGGGGCACGTAGTCTCCTACTGAGCTGTAACCCAGCTCCAGAACtttgttattttataaatacCAGTCCTTGATAACATATGAAAACTTGGGCGGTGCCAGAACAAGAAGAATGTATCCAGCAGAGAGGTCTTGGCGTTCCATGGCTTCATGTCAAGTGCCAGATCCACCAACTGTTACATAAATCTGACCATGGTTTTTACTCTCTGGGAGAATCAGTTCATTCTTGTGTAAAATTGGATTATGTCTAGA
This window harbors:
- the LOC130886638 gene encoding desmocollin-2, giving the protein MMENSLGPFPLFLQQIQSDTAQNYTIYYSIRGPGVDREPLNLFYVERDTGNLYCTGPVDREQYESFELTAFATTPDGYTPEYPLTLIIKIEDENDNHPIFTKTTYSFTVLENSAVGSVVGEVCATDSDEPDTMHTRLKYSILEQSPSPPTLFTMHPTTGVITTTSSQLDRELIDKYQLKIKVQDMDGQYFGLQATATCIITVGDVNDNPPTFTRTVYETSVEENTIDVEILRLPIQDKDLVNSPNWRANYNILKGNENGNFKIVTDPKTNEGILCVVKPLNYEEREQVTLQIGVVNEAPYTREATARLPMSTATVTVTVKNVDEGPECIPPVQTVRIRENVPVGTRNNGYTAYDPETRSSSGIRYRKLSDPRGWVMVNEDSGSISISRTLDREAETVRNGIYNITVLALDAAGRSCTGTLGIVLEDVNDNGPFIPKQTVVICKATMSSAEIVAVDPDEPVNGPPFDFSLESTDSEVRRMWRLTRINDTAARLSYQNDPSFGSYVVPIRVTDRLGLSSVTSLNVLVCDCITESDCTARSGERTGYADVRLGPWAILAILLGIALLFCILFTLVCSVSQATKQQKVIPDDLAQQNLIVSNTEAPGDDKVYSTNSFTTQTVGASGQAALGMTGAGAKSGGQETIEMVKGGHQTLDSCRVAGHHHTLDPCRGGHVEVDNYRYTYSEWHNFTQPRLGEKVQLCHEDDNQTLAQDYVLTYSYEGRGSTAGSVGCCSEQPEEDGLEFLDNLEPKFRTLAEVCTKR